The genomic window ATTCGTCTTTATTTAAAAATCTTGTTTTTCCTACAGGCAAGGCATTTAAATGAATCCAACCATAACGAATACGTCGTAAATCAAGCACATCTCTTTTGAAATAAGCAAAAAATCTACGTAACTCACGATTTTTTCCTTCATGGATGCATACTTTAAGTTTAGAAAAATGCACATCATCTTTGCTTATTTCATATTTTACAAAAGGTGCAAAACGCATTTTTTGAATCCGGCTTTTCTCATGCGCGCCTGCTCTGGCATCGTTAAGTTCTAATCCATTAACCATTCCCTCGCATATTTCTTTGGTAACTTTTCCATTAATTTTAAGAATATATTCACGCTCCAAATCGCTTTCCATTAGGGCTTGGGCAACCTTTTTATTATCACTGAGCAATAAAACGCCCTCTGATGCAAAATCAAGTCTCCCTACCGGGACAAAATGTGCGTATTTCTTATCTAATGTGTCATAAATTACCCGCCTATTTCTATCGTCTTTTTTGCTTACAATCTCACCCTTAGGCTTATGATAAACAATCACTGTATATAAATCTTCTTCTTTGGGCTTAACATACCTGCCATCGATAAAAACCCTCTGTCCTTCTTTCAAAATACTCTGAAAACCGGCTTTAGTTTTTTCAATATTGACTCTTCCCTCTTTAATTAACAAATCAGCTTCTCTGCGAGAATATTTTGTATGATGAGAAATGAACTGATTTAATCTCATAATATATCTAACCATTCAAGTTCGCAAAAACTTTCTTTAATTTTTGTATTTACCTTGAGATTACTTATAAATTTATATTTTCTTTCTGTGTCATCAATGAGTACTTGAAGCTCGCGTTTGCCTTCAAATTTTTTGGCTTCTATCTTGAGTTTTTCAATCAAACTTATTTGAGTGTTCTTCTTTAACACCACTGCCAAAGGACAAGTAGCATCGTTAAAATCTTGGGGTTTCATATCAAGAGGTATGCTCTCTTCTTCTTTTTGTTCAATAACTTTATACTCAAGTTTATTTTTTACTTTTTTTGCTTGTTCTAAGTCCATAATTTCAAACAAACGCAATTGTATTTTTTCTTCACGCTCTTCAATTTTGCACTTAAAGGCTAAGGGCTTGGAAATATCAAATTTATCTAGCTCTTGAAGGTGTTTTTCAAACAACATCAATTCAATCTTACCATAGAGATCCAGAATATCTGCCTTGCCATAGACATTTCCTGATTTGCTGACCTTTTTCTTGATATCAAGGACTTTACCTACAAGCATTATATTTGAACCAACTTCTAAATCCTCTAATTCTACACTTTTGGCTACATTTTTGATTGTCTTGATTTCTTTGGCAAATTCGTCCAAAGGATGCCCTGAAACACAAATTCCCAAACACTCATATTCATAATCCAGTAAAATTTTTGCATCATATTCATCTTCTTGTTTTAAATCCAGAGAAATTGTTTGTATTTCTTCAGATTCATAAATCCCTTCTAATAGTGTTCCCTCTACCTTTAGTTTATTTTTTGATCTCCCTATTTCACAAATTTTATCAATATTTTTTAGCATTGTCGCACGCGTATAACCAAGCCCATCCAGACTCCCTGTTTTTATAAGAGGTTCCAGAATTCTTTTGGTAAGTTTAGTAAAATCAACCCTGGAAATAAAATCTTCTAAACTTTTGAATTTACCCCCACTTTCTCTGACCTCAATGATATTTTTTAGAGGTCCTTCTCCTGCCCCTTTAATGGCGCTCAATCCAAAAATAATTTTTTTGACAGGCTTAGTATTTTCATCTTCAAAATCACCCACACTAAAATCAAGCATAGAAGTGTTGATATGGGGAGGAATAATTTCCATATCCAAAAGTTTAACTTCATCAATATATTTAGCCACAGATTCTATTTTGTCTGATTCGCTTGTCAGCATTGCAGCCATAAATTCATATTCATAATAAGTCTTTAAATAAGCAGTTTGAAAAGTCAGCATTGCATAAGCTGCGGAATGAGATTTGTTAAACCCATACCCTGCAAATTTAACAATCAAATCCCAAAGCTCTTCGGCTTTTTGTTTATCAAATCCTTTGCTTTGAGCTCCCAAAGCAAATTTATTTTTATTATCTGCCATAATTTGGGCATCTTTTTTTCCCATTGCCCGACGGATCAAATCTGCTTCTCCTAATGAAAAACCTCCAATGCTCCGGACAATTTGCATAACTTGCTCTTGATAAACAATAGTTCCATATGTCGGCTTTAAGATAGATTCAAGTTCAGGAAACATATATTTGATAGGCTCACTTCCATGCTTGCGATTCACAAAATCATCAACCATGCCTGACTCCATAGGACCGGGACGCCCCAAAGCAATAATAGCAATCACATCTTCAAAGCCGGAAGGCTTCAAACGCTTATTAAGTCCTTGAAACATTCCTGATTCTACTTGGAATATGCCCACTGTGTTGCCACTTTGCATAGTTTTATAAACTTCAGGATCGTCAGTATCAATCGTCAAAAAATCCAAATTCTTTTGGTATCGTTGTGAAATAAGCTTAAGCGCATCATCAATCACAGTGAGTGTTTTTAAACCTAAAAAGTCAAATTTGATCAAATCAACAGGTTCAAGATATTTCATCGAATATTGCGTTACAATAGCCCCGCCTGTTTTGTCGCTTGTATAAAGAGGAGTTTTGTGCCATAATTCTTTTTCGCTATCAACCACCAAAGCAGCTGCATGTTTGCCTGCATTGCGATTGAGTCCTTCAAGCATGAGTGAAAAATCCCAAACTTTTTTAGCAAGAGGATTGTTTTGAGTCAGTTCTGAAAGCTTAGGTTCAAGCTCCCATGCCCCATCTACCCATTCTCCATTTTTTTCATATTTTTGAAGCGTAATCCCCAGCTTATCAGGAATGAGTTTTGCCATGTCATCAGCTTCTTTATAGGGCATGTTCAGCACTCTTGCCACATCCCTGATAACACCCTTTGCAAGCATTTTACCAAAAGTAATAACTTGGGCAACATTATATTTGCCATATTTTCTAATCATATACTCAATAATTTCACCCCGACGTCTTTGACAAAAATCTGTATCAATATCAGGCATAGACACACGTTCAGGATTCAAAAATCGTTCAAAAAGCAAATCATATTTAAGAGGATCAATATTGGTGATTTTGAGACAAAATGCTACTAAGCTACCCGCTGCACTCCCTCTGCCTGGTCCTACAGGAATGCCATTTTCCCTTGCGTATTTGATAAAATCCCATACAATCAACATATAGCCGGGAAATTTCATCTTATTAATGACTTCTATTTCTTGCTCTAATCTGTCTTTGTAGATTTGATATTTTTCTTGGGGAATAATCTTTAATCTTTCTTGCAGTCCTTCTCTGGCCTTGTAGGCAAAATAACTCGCATCATCATTGATATCAAGCCCTTCTATTTTAGCATATTCTTGGGTAAATTTAAACTTTGGAGGTGTGGGAGGGTTATGTTTTTCATCTTTGAGATCAATTTCAAGATTACATTTTTGGGCAATTTCTTCTGTGTTTTTGAGAGCTTCAGGTATATCTGCAAAAAGTTTCGCCATTTGTTCGGGGGATTTGACATAAAATTCTTGTACAGAATGTTTGAGCCTATCTTTGTCATCAAGTGTTTTTCCCATTGCTACACACATTGCGACTTCTTGAGCATTTGCGTCTTTTTGGTTGGTATAATGTGTATCGTTAGTGGCAATAAGTTTAATCCCTGTTTGTAGCGAAATTCTAATTAATTGTTCATCAATAAAAGCCTGATCGGCAATCCCATGGCGCATAATCTCTATATAAAAATCATCCCCAAAAATATCTTGATATTCAAGTGCGACTTCCTTGGCTATCTCATAGCCTTTTGCACCAAACTTAATATTTCTAGGGTTATTGGTATTGAGTTGCCAACTTACCTCTCCTTGCAAACATGCTGAGGAACAAATAAGCCCTGCAGAATGCTCACGCAATATTTTTTTGTTGATTCTGGGATAATAATAAAATCCCTCAATAAAAGCCATAGAACTTAAATACATCAGATTTTTGTAACCTTCTTCATTTTTGGCATAAAGGCAAAGATGAAAACGTTGTTTAGATTCTTTGCTTGCCAAATCTTGGGCATTATGAAGGTAAGTTTCAATACCAATGATAGGCTTAATACCTTCTTTTTTCATCGTCATATAAAAATCAATAGCTCCAAACATATTGCCATGATCGGTCATACTGACACTTTTCATTCCTAAAGCTTTGATTTTTTTGGCAAGGGCTTTGATTTTATTAGCCCCATCAAGGAGAGAATATTCTGTATGCAAATGTAAATGTGTATAACTCATAACTACTCTTTCTCAGGTGTTCTTATTTTATCTTCAATAAGTGTATTTTGGCAATGCAAATAGCACAATGATTTATCAAAAATTATAACTTAAAATCCGGATAAAAAACAAATAACTCTTCTTTAAAAATATTAAAATCCTCAAATGCAGGCTAAAATATTTTAGCCTTAAAATTTAAGCTACCAAAATAAAAACTAAAATCCCTAAAAATTTTACTTTTGTCTTTTGATGAAATATTTTAGATTTTAGTTAAAAATTTAAAATATATAAAATAAATTTATTTATATTTAAATCAAATATTATTTTTTATAATAAACTAACCATAAATCACTAAAATATTCTTATTATTATTTCAATCCGGAACTCTGCTATAAAATCTTAATGAGGGGTATCTAAAATAAATTTTACTTATCTTGATGTTTTGAAACTTCAGAAGTTAATCTCTCAAAAGTTAAAATTTTGCTAATCTTGACTTTGATGAGAAAATTCTATCAAGAAATTCAAATAAAGACATAATTGTGTTATAAAACGTGTCATAAAAAAGATTTAAAAAGACTTTTGAAATCCAAAAGAAAGGGAACACAATGAAAAAGCTAAGATTATTCGCACTAATCCTGCAAATTGTCTTCTATTTGATAGCGATTTGCAAACTCTTCTTTTGGAGAAGAGACCCCGTTTAACGGGGTTGCTTAATCATTGTGTTAGCCAATTATACCACAGGAGACGCAAATGGACTTAGAATTTTTGCTAATCATTATTTTAGCAGGTTGGGTTGGGGTGAATGAGTGGCGATTAAATAAGCTTGAGAAGAAGATAAAAACATTCCAAGAAAGACTCTAACCATTGCCGGAGCCCGCTTCTATTGAACGGAAGTGGGTTTTATGGAGTGGAGACAACATTCCAATTTTTTAAAAGCGAGGTACCATAACATGGAAATGCAAGTTTTTCAAGAAGAAATCATTGATGAGAAATATTCGGAAAGCTCAAAACAATATTTGGATATAAATGTCCTTGAAGCCACAAAAGGTCGGCTATGGTTTGTATTGGATAACTTTAAAAATATCTGCATTAGTTTCAGCGGGGGTAAAGATAGCACCATACTCCTCCATCTTGTGCGTGAATATTTAAAACACAAACCCGAATTAAAAACAAAAAAGAATCTCTTTATTTATCACTTGGATTATGAAGCCCAATATAACCAAACCACAAAGTTTGTGCAACAAACCCTCCAAGAATGTAAGAAAGAAGGCTTTAAGATATTTTATATCTGCATGCCCTTCAAAGCCCAATGTGCTTGTTCGATGTATCAAACCTATTGGAGACCTTGGGCGATAGAAGACAAAGACAAATGGCTAAGAGAACCTCCAGGTTATAGCATTACAGAGGAAAACCATTCTTTTGATTTTTGGAGCAGGGATTTGAGCGATTGCGCTTTTAATGTTGAGCTATTATTAAAATTAATTTTAATAATAGCTTCTATAGAATAATTTTTAGATTTAAAACAAAGTGAAAACCAGTAAAATTAGAATGTCCTAAAATAGGCGACTATAAGGCTATGATCCGGATTATACCTCTAAAAACACTCGGCATAAGGTATTTAATGCTATTTGGAAACTAATTTTAACCTTAAACCACATAAAATAGGGACTTATAAAGTTTTGCAATCCCTCTCTCCCGGCCATTGAATTTATTAAATTTTAGTTTTTCCGCATTCTTTTATTTTTACAAATATCTTCTATTAAAGATTTATTCATATTTTATATAATTGCATATGTTATTGAGGCATTTAAAAATAAAAGGCAACAAAGATGGTTTTGAAGGTTTTTTTTATTATATTCCTATGGAGTTCTTTTGTATATGCAGGTCCGGTGTGCAAATATAAACTCAATGATTTTAAAGCTCAGATTGATTATGCAAAAAAAAATCATTTATCCCAAAAGGTCAAAAAACTAGAAAAAACTATGTCAGATTTTCAAAAAACTTGCAAAGATTCTGATATTTTGGCAGAAATCAACCAAAATATTCAAATAACTCAAAAAAATCTCCAACAAGCCCGGACAAACTTTAATAACGCACAAATTGAGGGCAATGCGCATCAAATCAGACAAACAAGCATACAACTCAAAATTGCAAATCTTGAATACATTGCTGCTAAACAAGAGCTTTTGAGAATGAAAGATTTATTAAAAACACAAAGACAATAATCTTTAGTATGATTTATTTTAAATTTTTAGGAGAAATTAGGCTATAATTCTATGTTTTAAAAAATAATTTTTAGGAGAAAAAATGAAGAAATTTTTTATTTTAAGTGCTGTAGCTTGTGGTATTTTGATAGCAGGACCTGTCTGTGATTTTAAAGAAAAAGATGTGCTTTCTCAGATTGATTATGCAACCAAACATAATCATAAAGATAAGATTTCAGGTTTGCAAAAAGCCTTGAAAGAATTACGAGATCATTGCAAAGATAATATCGTTTTAAGCGAACTTGAACTTGATGTCCAAAAGCTTGAAAATAAGGTGATTGAAGCAAAGTCAAAAATAACTCAAGCTCAAGCAAAAGGTAAGGCTGATCGTATTAAAAAAGCAGAAATGAAGTTAAGATTAATTGAAACAGAATTAGCCTCAAAAAAAGACGAACTTCAAAGGATGCAGGATTTAGCTAAGGGAAATAATCCTCAACCAAAGTCTTAAGCTAAGCTTTTTGGATTTTAAACTGCTATCTTTTTTTGGTATGATTGCATAAAATTTTTATGGGGGAATTTTATGGATTATGCCCATTCTGCTTTGAGTTTATTGGTTCCGGTTTGTGTAATTGTTATGGTTTTTCTCACCAAAAGAGTGGTGCTTTCTTTGTTATTAGGAGTGGTGCTTGGTGGGGTAATGGTAAGTTATGATAATTTTATTGGAATTTTTGTTTATATCTATGAAAAAATATCCTCTGTACTTTTTAGCATACAACACAATCAGGAAGGCAAGACAAGCTTAGTAATCAGTTGGGAAAGTGTATATGTATTTGGATTTTTGATTATTCTGGGCATACTTTCTCAACTTATTTCTCACTCAGGCGCTGTGAATGCATTTGTAAAATGGGCACGACAGCGTATAAAAAGTCCCCAAGGTTCTGAATTTGTCGCCTTTATTGCCGGGATTGTAATTTTTATTGATGATTATTTTAATGCCTTGACAGTAGGGCAAATTTCAAAATCTTTAAATGATGCAAACCACTCTACCAGAGAAAGACTTGCGTATGTTATTGATTCAACTTCTGCTCCTGTTTGTATTTTGATGCCCATTTCAAGTTGGGGAGCCTATATCATAGGGATTATGCAAAGTAGTGTTCCTCCATCTGTTGGCGATGGATTGTTTGTGCTTATTAGCAGCGTATGGAGTAATTATTATGCTTGGTTTGCGCTTTTAGCAGTATTTTTAACTATATATTGGCAAATCAATCTCCCTGCGATGAAAAAATATAAAAACGTTGGGGTTACAGATTTACTCCGCGATGATGATTTGAATAAATATTCAAGTTCAGTATGGCTACTTGTAATCCCTGTGATAGTCTTGGTTATTTCAATTGGTTCTATGATTTTATGGACAGGATATGATGTGGGAAAAGAATGGAAACTTTTGGATATGCTCAAAAATACCAATACGGCTTTTTCTTTATTTTATGGTGGTTTATTTGCTCTTGTGATAGCTTTTTTAGTTTCAATCAAACATATACGCAAAGATTCTCTGGCTAATCTTGCAGTAAATGGTGTTAAAAGTATGTTGCCTGCAATTTTGATTTTAATTTTGGCTTGGGCAATAGGACCTGTTATCCGTGATGATATGCAAACAGGGATTTATTTGGCGAATTTAAGCAAAGAGTTTTTATCTCAAGATATGGTTGTAATGATGCCTGTGATTTTGTTTTTGATTTCAGGATTTATTGCTTTTGCTACAGGGACCAGTTGGGGGACTTTTGCGATTATGCTTCCCATAGGAGTTAGTGTGGTAGGTGCTTCAGGAGGAGATATTCTTTTGTCGATTTCAGCTGTGTTAGCTGGGGCAGTATATGGAGATCACGCTTCTCCAATATCTGATACAACGATTCTTTCGGCAACAGGGGCGGGTTGCTCAGTGCAAAGTCATTTTATCACACAATTTCCCTATGCCACTACAGTTGCTGTAGTGGCTATGATTAGCTTTGGTGTGGCAAGTTTAAGTACATCGCTTTTGAGCGGTTATGGGGTTGGTATCGTTTTGATGTTGGGTATATTTTATTTTTATAAGAAATTTTTCAAACCCATTAAAAACATATCTTAAATCAAATAAAGGCGCAAAAGAGAGAGGCAAATTTAGTGATATTTTTGATTGAAATTTTCATAAATGAGGGCAAAAAATCTCTTAATATAAGAATATAAAGGTATGGTTTTTGCTTTAGCTAAGTAACTACCTTTAGGAGATCCCTATGAATATCCAAAATAACTCTACAGATTTAAAAGATATTTTTTCACAATCTTATCACCGGAATGTTTTATCTCCTTCTTTACCCCAAAATAACTCTCATTCTGAAGTTTCTCTTTTAGAAAATAATTTTCACAAGCCTATTGAAGATAGTTTTGTTCCCTCTAAAGAATATACGAAAATTATTGAACTCCAAGATCAAATTAAAGGTGGTTTTAAAGATGTGAATTCTTTTGTTGTCATATCGGAGAAACTTCACAAAGAAGGTATTCTTAACAATGACGATATGATAGCGGTAGATTTTTTGGCAAAAGAGAGTCCTAAGCCGGATTTTGATGAGTTTAATAAAATCATGCAAAATGATTATTTGAGTTTAGAAATGAAAGGGCTCATTAGCCGGCTTGTTCAAAAACTTGAAATGATTGATTATCTAAGCAAGGGCGCTATGAGTGCATAAACTTCTTAGAGATTTTTAGGATCAATAAGAGAACCGGGGAGTTGATAATATTTGCCTACTCTGCCTACATTCTGAAGCGTAAAGCGTAGGTCTTGTGTATAGATTTTATTATCAATGAAGCATTTTGTTGATTCAAGCAAGATTGTTTTGGAGTTTTTTCCAATCTCTAAAATATCATAAAATTCGCACATGAAACTCGCTTGGGAATTTTTGATAATAGGGGGATAATCGTTTTGGATTATTTCGAGATCAATGTTAAATTTGACTGCTTCAGAAATACCATATTCAAGCTCACCGGCAGAATCTTGAAGAGATTTAAGATTTTTTTGATTACACATGCAAATGGTGGCTTTTTTTGTTTCTGTAATATTCTTAAATGTGTCTTTGGGCGAACCATCACTTTTGGGAGTAAAGCAAATAGAAAATACGACAGGATCAGAACTTATAGGGCAAAAAAAACTAAAAGGAGCAAGATTAACAACACCATTTTGGTCTATAGTGCTTACCCATGCAATAGGTCTGGGGGTAATACAATTGGCTAGGATTTTATATTTTATTAAGGGACTTGTTTGGTCAAAATCAACAATCATTGTTATTCCTTTTAAGAATTTTATTTGCCTCTATGATGACCTCATCAGGAGTAATAAGCTTCATACAATTGTGGTGTACTAGGGGACAAACACGTTTTTTGCACGGAGAACAAGCTAATTTTTTGTTTAAAATAACAGCTTGAGAATGGCACCAAGGAGAAGTTTCTTGATCGTTTGTGGGTCCGAATATTGCAATTAATGGAATTTGAAGCGCTGTTGCAATATGCATAGGACCGCTATCATTGGTAATAAATAAATCAAGTTTGCTGATAGTGTCTATAAGCGTAGGGATAGTGGTTAATCCGGTAAGATTAGTGATGTTTTGTAATAATTGCTTATTCAAAGAGAGCTTTTCAATGGTTGTTATAATGTCTTTGGCAGAATCAATGTCTGATTGATTCCCAAATAAGACAATTTCATAATCTTTTTGAATAAAATATAAAATAGTTTCAGCAAAATATTCCTTAAGCCATCGCTTTGCACTCCCAAATGCTCCACCGGGGTTGATGCCTATTTTTGTTTTTATCTTGTGATAATGGTTATTTGAAGCAATGAGGTGTAATTTTGGAGTTTGTTTGATAATTTCAGATTTGCCAAGTTTCAACACAGGTTCCAATAAACAAGCATACAATAAAACCTGATGAATCTGTTTAAGGGGAATGAGCTTGCAAGTGAGAAAAAGCGAGCGTAAATTTTTGGAATAACCTATTCGTATGGGAGTCTGACTCCAAAATAAAAGCAAAGCAGAGAAAATATTATTTGTAAAGGTAATACCTATGTCATGCTTGCCAATCATTTTGGCAAATTGATAAGTGGCAAGAATTCTATTTTTATTTTTTTTGGTTTGATCAATAAAAGCAGAAGTAATACACTTATCTCTGGAAAAAAGCTCACAAACAGCAGGGGTGCCAATGATCGTGAAGGAGGCTTGAGGGAATTTTTGTTTGAGCAATTCCAGTGTTGGCGTTGCCATCACAGCATCGCCAATCCAATTTGGCAATCGTAATAAAATTTTCATCAAATAGCCTGTCCTTTTAGATTTTAACTTAAACTGAATTTTACACAAAAGTGGATAAAATTCAAGCATTGACTAAAAATTTTGGAGAGACTTAAGTATGTTAGTTGTCCCTAGAACTTTAAGCGGATTTAAAGATAGATTACCCAAAGAAGCTATGGCAAAAGAAAAGTTATTGGCAAAAGTTTCTAAGGTATTCGAAAGTTTTGGTTTTGTCCCTATTGAAACTCCTCATCTTGAATACGCTGATATTTTGATTAAGCAAGGTAGTGAAGAAATACAAAAAGAACTTTATCGATTTAAAGATCATGGGGGAAGAGATGTTGCGTTGCGTTTTGACCAAACAGTGCCTTTAGCAAGATTTATTTCTCAATACCACAATGAGGTTGATTTGCCTTTTAAACGTTATGTGATTGGGAATGTTTTTAGGGGTGAAAGAGCCCAAAGGGGAAGGTATCGAGAATTTACTCAATGTGATTTTGATTTTATCGGGAGTAATTGGATTGTTTGTGATGCTGAAATTGTGCAAGTTATTTATGCTTCAATGGCTTCTTTAGAGATCGAAGAATTTACAATTTGGCTAAATCACCGAGATATTTTGAATGGAATTTGCAAATATTTTGGTATCCATGAGAAAAAAAGTATTGATACCACTTTAAGAATTATTGACAAAATGGATAAAATTGGCAAAGATAATGTGTGTGCAGAATTGAAAAAAGAATTAAATATTACAGATAAAAAAGTTGAGGGTCTCTTAGAGGCAACAAGTATCAAACAAATTGGATCAGGGAGTGAATTTTTTTCTGAAATTGCTCAAATGAAGGGTTGGAATGAGGAACTTAAAAAAGGAATTGAAGATTTAGAGCG from Helicobacter sp. 11S03491-1 includes these protein-coding regions:
- a CDS encoding pseudouridine synthase, which translates into the protein MRLNQFISHHTKYSRREADLLIKEGRVNIEKTKAGFQSILKEGQRVFIDGRYVKPKEEDLYTVIVYHKPKGEIVSKKDDRNRRVIYDTLDKKYAHFVPVGRLDFASEGVLLLSDNKKVAQALMESDLEREYILKINGKVTKEICEGMVNGLELNDARAGAHEKSRIQKMRFAPFVKYEISKDDVHFSKLKVCIHEGKNRELRRFFAYFKRDVLDLRRIRYGWIHLNALPVGKTRFLNKDEYKRLHHFMNK
- the dnaE gene encoding DNA polymerase III subunit alpha, with product MSYTHLHLHTEYSLLDGANKIKALAKKIKALGMKSVSMTDHGNMFGAIDFYMTMKKEGIKPIIGIETYLHNAQDLASKESKQRFHLCLYAKNEEGYKNLMYLSSMAFIEGFYYYPRINKKILREHSAGLICSSACLQGEVSWQLNTNNPRNIKFGAKGYEIAKEVALEYQDIFGDDFYIEIMRHGIADQAFIDEQLIRISLQTGIKLIATNDTHYTNQKDANAQEVAMCVAMGKTLDDKDRLKHSVQEFYVKSPEQMAKLFADIPEALKNTEEIAQKCNLEIDLKDEKHNPPTPPKFKFTQEYAKIEGLDINDDASYFAYKAREGLQERLKIIPQEKYQIYKDRLEQEIEVINKMKFPGYMLIVWDFIKYARENGIPVGPGRGSAAGSLVAFCLKITNIDPLKYDLLFERFLNPERVSMPDIDTDFCQRRRGEIIEYMIRKYGKYNVAQVITFGKMLAKGVIRDVARVLNMPYKEADDMAKLIPDKLGITLQKYEKNGEWVDGAWELEPKLSELTQNNPLAKKVWDFSLMLEGLNRNAGKHAAALVVDSEKELWHKTPLYTSDKTGGAIVTQYSMKYLEPVDLIKFDFLGLKTLTVIDDALKLISQRYQKNLDFLTIDTDDPEVYKTMQSGNTVGIFQVESGMFQGLNKRLKPSGFEDVIAIIALGRPGPMESGMVDDFVNRKHGSEPIKYMFPELESILKPTYGTIVYQEQVMQIVRSIGGFSLGEADLIRRAMGKKDAQIMADNKNKFALGAQSKGFDKQKAEELWDLIVKFAGYGFNKSHSAAYAMLTFQTAYLKTYYEYEFMAAMLTSESDKIESVAKYIDEVKLLDMEIIPPHINTSMLDFSVGDFEDENTKPVKKIIFGLSAIKGAGEGPLKNIIEVRESGGKFKSLEDFISRVDFTKLTKRILEPLIKTGSLDGLGYTRATMLKNIDKICEIGRSKNKLKVEGTLLEGIYESEEIQTISLDLKQEDEYDAKILLDYEYECLGICVSGHPLDEFAKEIKTIKNVAKSVELEDLEVGSNIMLVGKVLDIKKKVSKSGNVYGKADILDLYGKIELMLFEKHLQELDKFDISKPLAFKCKIEEREEKIQLRLFEIMDLEQAKKVKNKLEYKVIEQKEEESIPLDMKPQDFNDATCPLAVVLKKNTQISLIEKLKIEAKKFEGKRELQVLIDDTERKYKFISNLKVNTKIKESFCELEWLDIL
- a CDS encoding phosphoadenosine phosphosulfate reductase family protein, which translates into the protein MQVFQEEIIDEKYSESSKQYLDINVLEATKGRLWFVLDNFKNICISFSGGKDSTILLHLVREYLKHKPELKTKKNLFIYHLDYEAQYNQTTKFVQQTLQECKKEGFKIFYICMPFKAQCACSMYQTYWRPWAIEDKDKWLREPPGYSITEENHSFDFWSRDLSDCAFNVELLLKLILIIASIE
- a CDS encoding DUF1090 family protein, giving the protein MVLKVFFIIFLWSSFVYAGPVCKYKLNDFKAQIDYAKKNHLSQKVKKLEKTMSDFQKTCKDSDILAEINQNIQITQKNLQQARTNFNNAQIEGNAHQIRQTSIQLKIANLEYIAAKQELLRMKDLLKTQRQ
- a CDS encoding DUF1090 domain-containing protein; amino-acid sequence: MKKFFILSAVACGILIAGPVCDFKEKDVLSQIDYATKHNHKDKISGLQKALKELRDHCKDNIVLSELELDVQKLENKVIEAKSKITQAQAKGKADRIKKAEMKLRLIETELASKKDELQRMQDLAKGNNPQPKS
- a CDS encoding Na+/H+ antiporter NhaC family protein; its protein translation is MDYAHSALSLLVPVCVIVMVFLTKRVVLSLLLGVVLGGVMVSYDNFIGIFVYIYEKISSVLFSIQHNQEGKTSLVISWESVYVFGFLIILGILSQLISHSGAVNAFVKWARQRIKSPQGSEFVAFIAGIVIFIDDYFNALTVGQISKSLNDANHSTRERLAYVIDSTSAPVCILMPISSWGAYIIGIMQSSVPPSVGDGLFVLISSVWSNYYAWFALLAVFLTIYWQINLPAMKKYKNVGVTDLLRDDDLNKYSSSVWLLVIPVIVLVISIGSMILWTGYDVGKEWKLLDMLKNTNTAFSLFYGGLFALVIAFLVSIKHIRKDSLANLAVNGVKSMLPAILILILAWAIGPVIRDDMQTGIYLANLSKEFLSQDMVVMMPVILFLISGFIAFATGTSWGTFAIMLPIGVSVVGASGGDILLSISAVLAGAVYGDHASPISDTTILSATGAGCSVQSHFITQFPYATTVAVVAMISFGVASLSTSLLSGYGVGIVLMLGIFYFYKKFFKPIKNIS
- a CDS encoding flavin reductase, whose translation is MIVDFDQTSPLIKYKILANCITPRPIAWVSTIDQNGVVNLAPFSFFCPISSDPVVFSICFTPKSDGSPKDTFKNITETKKATICMCNQKNLKSLQDSAGELEYGISEAVKFNIDLEIIQNDYPPIIKNSQASFMCEFYDILEIGKNSKTILLESTKCFIDNKIYTQDLRFTLQNVGRVGKYYQLPGSLIDPKNL
- the waaF gene encoding lipopolysaccharide heptosyltransferase II, with the protein product MKILLRLPNWIGDAVMATPTLELLKQKFPQASFTIIGTPAVCELFSRDKCITSAFIDQTKKNKNRILATYQFAKMIGKHDIGITFTNNIFSALLLFWSQTPIRIGYSKNLRSLFLTCKLIPLKQIHQVLLYACLLEPVLKLGKSEIIKQTPKLHLIASNNHYHKIKTKIGINPGGAFGSAKRWLKEYFAETILYFIQKDYEIVLFGNQSDIDSAKDIITTIEKLSLNKQLLQNITNLTGLTTIPTLIDTISKLDLFITNDSGPMHIATALQIPLIAIFGPTNDQETSPWCHSQAVILNKKLACSPCKKRVCPLVHHNCMKLITPDEVIIEANKILKRNNNDC
- the hisS gene encoding histidine--tRNA ligase, translated to MLVVPRTLSGFKDRLPKEAMAKEKLLAKVSKVFESFGFVPIETPHLEYADILIKQGSEEIQKELYRFKDHGGRDVALRFDQTVPLARFISQYHNEVDLPFKRYVIGNVFRGERAQRGRYREFTQCDFDFIGSNWIVCDAEIVQVIYASMASLEIEEFTIWLNHRDILNGICKYFGIHEKKSIDTTLRIIDKMDKIGKDNVCAELKKELNITDKKVEGLLEATSIKQIGSGSEFFSEIAQMKGWNEELKKGIEDLERMYEILSELEMDRDTYRVNFSIARGLGYYTGIVYETTLNRLKSLGSVCSGGRYDDLTRTFSKEKLSGVGASIGIDRLLAGLEELGLLSGKSTSARILIVCMQEAYFAFAHKLAESFRRSTVATEVYPEVNKLKKQFSYAHAKGHEFVVVIGENEYISQTITLKNMTSGMQLDGLSFLKALEIVRE